DNA from Streptomyces sp. Edi4:
ATGAACCATCAGGAGACCGGCCGCGACCTCATGGTCATCAGCGACTGGATGGCCGCCCGGTTCGTGCGGCTGGGCTGGGTGCAGGAGATGGACCGCGCCAAGCAGCCCAACGTCGCGCGCCACCTCGACCCCCAGCTGCGGACCCCCGCCTTCGACAACGGCCGCCTGCACAGCGTCCCGTGGCAGTCCGGGATCACCGGCATCGCGTACAACAGGAAGAAGCTGGGCCGCGAGCTCAAGCGCGTGAGCGATCTGTGGGACCCGCGCCTGGCCGGCAAGGTGACACTCTTCTCCGGCCTGGACGAATCCTTCGCCCTCCTCATGCAGGGCAATGGCGTCGACATCACGCGGTGGACGGCGGACGACTTCCACCGCATGTGCGACGAGGTCGACAAGCAGGTCGCCAACAAGCAGATCCGGCGCTTCACCGGCAACGACTACACCAGCGACCTCAACAAGGGCGACGTACTGGCCTGCCAGGCCTACAGCGGCGACGTCTTCCAGCTCCAGGCCGACAACCCCGACATCGAGTTCGTGGTGCCCGAGGAGGGCGCGGAGCTGTGGGCGGAGTCGATGATGATCCCCAACCTGGCCCGCCACAAGGCGAACGCGCAGGC
Protein-coding regions in this window:
- a CDS encoding spermidine/putrescine ABC transporter substrate-binding protein — translated: MPPTAPRASSPLARRSLLRALGGGAALAALAGCGVPAAYVAPGERTGRDRSAADKSLTFANWPLYIDVDDKDASRRPTLEAFTRSTGISVTYTEEINDNDEFFGKISPALMNHQETGRDLMVISDWMAARFVRLGWVQEMDRAKQPNVARHLDPQLRTPAFDNGRLHSVPWQSGITGIAYNRKKLGRELKRVSDLWDPRLAGKVTLFSGLDESFALLMQGNGVDITRWTADDFHRMCDEVDKQVANKQIRRFTGNDYTSDLNKGDVLACQAYSGDVFQLQADNPDIEFVVPEEGAELWAESMMIPNLARHKANAQALIDYYYDPEVAAELAASVNYVCPVPAARDVLASSKNKDEAELAENPLIFPDATMRERLAIARDITSEERVEFAKRWNAIVGL